From Rhodovibrio salinarum DSM 9154:
GGGCATCTGCCTGGAGCTGATCGACAAGGCCAAGGACAGCGTGCCGATGCTGGGTGTCTGCCTGGGCCATCAGGCGATCGGCCAAGCGTTCGGCGGCAAGATCGGCCGCGCGGCCGTGCCGATGCACGGCAAGGTGAGTGAAATCCGGCACAACCACGCCGGCGTGTTCCGCGATCTGCCGACGCCGATGCAGGCAACGCGCTATCACTCCCTGATCGTCGAGCGCGAGGGCTGGCCGGACGATCTGGAGGTCGTGGCCGAGGCGGACGACGATGTGATCATGGGCTGCCGCCACCGCACCCGCCCAATCCACGGCGTGCAGTTCCACCCGGAAAGCATCGCCAGCGAGCATGGCCATCATCTGCTGCGCAACTTCCTGGCCGAGGCGGGTCATAACGGGTAGACCGCCGCGCGAAACCGTTTCCACCTGCCGAGACGACGCACAAGAGGACGCAGCATGACCGGCGACATGACCGACCTGAAGGGCCTGATCGCCACCGTGGCCGGCGGCGACCAGCTCAGCGCGGAGCAGGCCGAGCAGGCCTTCGGCATCATCATGTCTGGCAACGCCACACCCAGCCAGATGGGCGGCTTCCTGATGGCCCTGCGCGTACGCGGAGAGACCATCGATGAGATCACCGGCGCGGCGCGCGCGATGCGCGCCAAGATGACCACGATCGAGGCGCCGGCGGGAGCGCTCGACACCTGCGGCACCGGCGGCGACGGCAAGGGTACCTACAACGTCTCCACCGGCGCGGCGTTCGTGGTCGCGGGCTGCGGCGTGCCGGTCGCCAAGCACGGCAACCGGGCGATGTCGTCCAAGTCCGGCGCGGCGGACGTGCTGGCTGCCCTCGGCGTCGAGGTCGAAGCGGAAACACCGTTGGTGAAACGCGCGCTGGAAGAGGCCGGCACCTGCTTCCTGCTCGCCCCGCGCCACCATAGCGCGATGCGCCACGTCGGGCCGACGCGCAAGGAACTGGGCACACGCACCCTGTTCAATCTGCTGGGTCCCCTATCCAACCCAGCCAAGGTGAAGCGGCAGATGATCGGCGTGTTCTCCCCCGACTGGGTGGAGCCGCTGGCACACACACTGAAGAACCTAGGCCATGAGCGCGCCTGGGTGGTGCATGGCGCCGATGGGTTGGACGAACTGTCCACCACCGGCCCGAGCCTGGTTGCCGAGTTGAAGAACGGCGAGGTCACCACCTTCGAAGTCAGTCCGGAGGAGATCGGTCTGAAACGAGCCGATCTGGACGATCTGCTGGGCGGCGATGCCGAGCAGAATGCCCAGGTGATGCGTGCCATGCTGGCTGGCGAGCACGGGCCGTTCCGCGACATCGTCGTCTACACCGCTGCCGGCTGCCTGGTCGTCGCAGACAAGGCGCGCGATCTGAAAGAGGGCGCCCAGATGGCCGCCGCGTCGATCGACAGCGGGCACGCCGCGCGCGTGCTCGACCGGCTGGTCGAAATCACCAACGCAACTCCGCCACACGGAAAAACGACCGCATGAGCGACGTGCTGACCCGCATCTGCGCCACCAAGGCGGAGGAAGTCGCCCGGCGCAAGCTGTCGACACCGCTTGCCGATCTGGAGACACGCGCCCGTGACCAGGACCCGCCCCGCGGCTTCGCCCGCGCGCTTCGGGATGGCGCCGCGCGCGACGGCTTCGGCCTGATTGCCGAGGTCAAGAAAGCTTCACCGTCGAAGGGCCTGATCCGCGCGGATTTCGATCCCCCCTGGATCGCACGCGCCTACCGCGACGGCGGCGCCTCCTGCCTGTCGGTGCTGACCGACGCGCCGTACTTTCAGGGCGCAGATCACTACCTGGAAGCGGCACGCGCGGCCGTCGACCTACCGGTGCTGCGCAAGGACTTCATGCTGGAGCCCTACCAGATCGTCGAAAGCCGGGCGCTGGGCGCCGATTGCGTCCTGTTTATCCTGGCCGCCCTGTCGGATGCCCAGGCTTCGGAACTGGAGGCCGCCGCACGCGAGCAGGGCCTGGACGTGCTGGTCGAGGTGCACGGCGAGACGGAACTGGACCGTGCGCTCCGGCTCGAGAGCCCGTTGATCGGCGTAAACAATCGCAATCTCAAGACCTTGGACGTGGACCTTGAGACCAGCCGTCGACTCGGCCCGCGCGTCCCAACGGACCGCCTGATGGTGTGCGAGAGCGGGCTATTCACCCGTGATGATCTGCTTGGCATGACGGAGCACGGCGCGCGCGCCTTCCTGATCGGCGAGAGCCTGATGCGCCAGCCCAACGTCGAGCAGGCCACGGCCGCGCTGTTCGGCCGGTCGGCGGGAACCGCCGCAGGGGCTGCGGAATGAGCGAATTCACCCATTTCGACGAGCGCGGCAACGCCCGCATGGTGGATGTGAGCGCCAAGGACGAGACTGCGCGCACCGCCACCGCCAAGGCGCGCGTGACCATGGCCGAGGACACGGCGCGGCTGATCCGGGAAGGCGGGGTCAAGAAGGGCGACGTGCTGTCGGTCGCCCGGCTGGCCGGGATCATGGGCGCCAAACGCACACCCGACCTGATCCCGCTGTGCCACCCGCTGAGCCTGTCCAGCGTCGAGGTCGAACTGGCGCTGTCCGACGATGCGCCCGCGGTGGAAATCGCTGCAACCTGCAAGATCGCGGGCAAGACGGGTGTGGAGATGGAGGCACTTACCGCCTGCTCCGTCGCCGCGCTCACGGTCTACGACATGTGCAAGGCAGTGGATAAGGCGATGACCATCACAGACGTCCGGGTCACGCACAAATCGGGCGGAAAGTCCGGAACTTACGAGGCTGCTTGATGCTCTCGGTCGAGGATGCACGCACCCAGGTCCTGGCCGCTTTCACGCCCCTGCCGGCGGAGGTGGTGAGCGTCGAGCGGGCGCTGGGCCGTGTGCTGGCCCAGGATGTCGCCGCCCGCGTCACCCAACCGCCGCGCGACGTCTCCGCGATGGATGGCTACGCCGTGCGCGCCCAGGATGTGGCCAATGCGCCGATCACAATGCGGGTGGTCGGGGAGGTTCCAGCCGGCGGCGATTTCGACCGTCCGCTCGGGCCCGGCGAAGCCGTGCGGATTTTCACGGGCGCGCCCCTGCCCCGAGACACCGACACCGTCGTCATCCAGGAAAACACCGCGCGCGACGGCGACCAAGTGACGGTCCAGCAGGCCGAACCCAAGGGGCGCTGGGTCCGCCCGGCGGGGTTGGATTTCCAGGCGGGTAGCGTCGGCCTCACCGCTGGACGTCAGTTGAGTGCCCGCGATATCGGCCTCGCGGCTGCGATGAACCGCCCCTGGCTGTCGGTCCGCCGCAAGCCTCGCGTGGTGGTGCTCGCAACCGGCAACGAAATCGTCCTGCCGGGCGAGGAACTCGGGCCCAGCCAGATCGTCAGCTCCAACGGCTATGCCCTGTCCGCCTTCGTGGCGGCGTGCGGCGGCGAGCCGCTGCACCTGGGCGTCGCCCCCGACACCAAGGACGGGCTGCGCCAGATGCTGGCGGGCGCGGCGCAGGCGGACCTGCTGCTGACCAGCGGCGGCGTCAGTGTTGGCGAACACGACCTGGTTCAGGACGTGCTGACGGAAATGGGGGCGGATCTCGGTTTCTGGAAAATCGCCATGCGGCCGGGCAAGCCATTGATGCTGGCCAATCTGCAGGGAACGCCCGTGCTGGGCCTGCCGGGAAACCCGGTATCTGGTCTGGTTTGCTCGACCCTGTTCGTACGGCCGGCGATCGACCGCATGCTGGGCCGCGACGCCCCGGCGGAACCCCGCCTGCCTGCGTTGGCCGGGCGCGATCTGGACGAGAACGGCGGGCGTCAGGACTACATGCGCTGCACCCTGTCCCAGGACGCAGACGGCAACCGGATCGCCACCCCCTTCGACAAGCAGGACAGTTCGATGCTGAGCCGGCTCACCCAAGCGGACGCGCTGCTCGTGCGCGCGCCCCACGCGCCGGCCCAGGCGGCCGGCAGCCCGGTTGAGGTCGTGCCATTCGGGGCGGGAATTTAGTGCGCGCTAGCACACGGCCCTTTCGGGGTCACGGTTCTGCGTATTTGCCGTGACAAGCCTCTCCGCCCACGCGAAGGGCGGTTGACGCTTCGACGGAACCAAAGTAGAACACGGCATTGAGTTGATGCTTTGTTCCGCGCCGACAATCGCACCCGTACGCCCTGAAAGTCGGGTTCGGGCCCCGGTTTAACGGTATTCCGCGCTGGGACAGGCAGCCTCGGGGGCAAAACGGCAAAGCGGATGCCAACATGCTGACGCGCAAGCAACACGAACTGCTGCTCTATATCCACAAGCATCTCGGCGAACACGGCGTTTCGCCTTCGTTCGACGAGATGAAGGAAGCGCTCAATCTAAAGTCCAAATCTGGCATCCACCGTCTGATCAGCGGACTAGAGGAGCGTGGGTTTATCCGCCGGTTGCCGCATCGCGCCCGGGCACTGGAAGTGCTGCGCCTGCCAGGTGAGCCCTCCACTCAGACAGGCAGCGCGGAAGACGGTGCGCAAGACGCCGCCGGACACCCGCTGTCAGGAGCACACGGCCGCCCGGTCGGCGACAACGTCGTGCAAGCGAACTTCCGCGCCCCCACCGTCCCCGAACTGGGCGCGACAACGGCTTCGCAGAATCTGCACCTGCCGCTCTACGGTCGGATCGCCGCCGGCACGCCGATCGAGGCGCTGCGCGACGAAAGCGCGTTCGTCGAAATTCCGGGGGCGATGGTAGGCGACGGCGAGCACTACTGCCTCGAAGTCGACGGCGACTCGATGATCGAAGCCGGCATCCACGACGGGGACACGGTCGTGATCCGCCGTGGCGAGCATGCAGAGCCTGGCGCGATCGTGGTCGCCCTGGTCGATGGCGAGGAAGCCACCTTGAAGCGCATCCGCCGACGCGGCCACTCGATTGCCCTGGAACCCGCCAACCCGGCCTACGAAACCCGGATCTATCCCCCCGAACGGGTCAAGGTGCAGGGCCGCTTGGTCGCCCTACTGCGTCGCTATCACTGAGGCGTCGCGCGCATAAACCCTCCACGGCCCGACATGAGCTTTGGGCTGGTGCTGATCTGGCCGTCGCGCGGTCTTACTCCCGGCCGCGTCGGCGAACCCAGGGGCGGGTGCCGCGATGCGCGCGGACTGTGTCGACGCGCGGGCCATCGCGCGCGAGGTAGATGGCGTGCGTCCCCGCACGCCAAAGGTCGAAGCGATCGACCAGGATGCTCGGTCGGGCGCATTTGATCCGCGCCACCGGCACCACCGCAACCAGCACGTCCGCCATACGGCAGTCCTCCGCCAGGGCGCGGCCGTCGCGTACCAGCGCGGCCGTCAGGCTATTCTTGCGGAACAGACAGGCCAGCGGGTCGCAGGTCAGATCCGCACTCTCCGCTTGCCCCCAAGGCGGCCAGGTCTGCACGCGTTGCGTGCCCAACCGCCGCATCCAGACATCGCGGCTGAACCGCTCGCGGCGCTGCGTACTGACCCACAACTCGCCGCTGGCGGCCCGCACGCCGATCAACCTGGCATCGCCCGTGACCAGTACATCCGGCCGCGGTCCCCAGGGCACGCTCAAACAGCCGACAGCGACCGCAGCCAGTCCCCAAAGCCGCCAGCGCCGTTGCCACAAGCACAACCAGACGCCCCCGGCAATGATCAGGGCGAGTCCCGCGCGGCTCGGCGACGGCAGCACCGCGACCGCCCCCGGCCAGTCCGCCACGGTTTCGGCGACGGCAAGCATGCCGGCGATCCCCCACCCCATGACCGTCAGCCCGAAGCCATCGAGGCCGAGCGGCATCAGCGCGAATGCGACGAGTGCGGCCGGCATGATCCAAAAGGCGGTGAGCGGCACGGCAACCAGATTCGCCGCCAAGCCATAGAGAGCCAGCCGGTTGAAGTGGAACACCGCAAACGGCCCCGTCGCCAAGATCGCGATCACGCTGGTGAGCGCCACGCTGCCGGCGTACAGCACAAGCCGCATGGGGATGCTGCGCTGGCTGGTCCGCCCGAAGGTATGGCTGCGCAAACCCTCGTAGGCCGCGACCAGCGCCGTCGCGGCAGCGAACGACATCTGGAAGGAGGCGCTAACCAGGCTTTCCGGATGGAGCAGCAGGACGACGAACGCGGCCCAGGCGACCAAGCGCATGGTCAGCGCACTGCGGTCGAGCGCAACCGCGAGCAGCACCAGCGCGAGCATCAGAAAGGCCCGCTGGGTCGGTATCGTCGCCCCGACCAGCCATAGGTAGCAAAAGCCAGCCAGGGCCGCTGCCAGGGCGGCCCACTTCTTCGCCTGCACCCGCACCGCAACGGCGGGCACGAGCGCGATCGCCGCCCGCACGGCGAAGAACACCAGCCCGGCGATCAGGCCAACGTGCAGGCCCGAGATCGCCAGCAAATGCGCGAGCCCGGAGTCCCGCATCGTCTGCAGCACGTCCTCGGGGATCGCGCTGCGCTCGCCGGTCATCAACGCGGCGGCGACCGTGCCAGCGCGCCCGGGTACCGCCGCGCGCACCCGCCGGGCGATCGTCTGCCGGCGCTGCGCCCACCAAAGGTCCCACGCGCTTGGCCCTGCCCCCGGCGCGCGGGCCAGGCGCTCCACGCCACCCAACGCGAAACCGACCGCGCCCAATTGCTCGAAATAGGCCCGCCGGGCGAAGTCGTAGGCCCCGGGCGCGGCCGGCTCGGGCGGCGGCGATAGAACCGCCAGCAGACGCACCCGGTCCCCCGGCAAGATGTCCGGCGCGCCCGCGGAGACGGTCACACGCACGACTGCCGGCGTCAGGTTGGCATCAAGCCGCGCCACAGCGACCTCGCCCAGGCGAAGACGGTGCCCGGTGGCCCGTGGCTCGACCTCCAGCACGGTCGCGTGGATCCGGGCGGGGCCATGCTCCTCCTGCAGAACCGGTGCTGCGACCAGATACGTGCGCAACTGCGCCGCGCCGAAACCAGCACCAACCGCCCCCAGCGCGAGCGCGCCGAGCATGACCCAGGTGCGCCCGCGCGCCTGCAGCGCAAACAAGGCCGCAAAGCCGACCGCAAGCAGACCGATCCAGCCCGGAGGTTCCCGCTGCAGGGTGAAGTAGACGGCGATGCCGCTGCCGAAGGCGACCGGCAACCACAGCGCCCAGCGCTCCCGCTCGGCCAGGAGCTGAATCTGCAGGGTGAGCCAGAGCGCGTTCAGCCGGCCGGCCAGCGCCTCGACCGCTGCTTGCCGCCCCACCCTCGCCCGCACCCGCCCACGCATACCGCGCGCCCCAAGCCGTCATCACGCGACGGCATGTTAGCAGATGCGCGCGTCCGGTGTACCCAAACGCGTCTCCAAGGCACTCTTGGCACGCTCATCGTGGCATGAAAGCGAACGCTATGCTAAACCCGCGCGCCTGAGACACCGCCGTGTCGCCGGCCGCAATGGCCCGCATGACCGACCCTGCCGCGCCATTGGTGTTTCATCCCGCCCAGAAGGCCCGTAACGCTTCGAGGAGACCATGAGCGTCGTTACCCGTTTCGCACCCTCGCCCACCGGTTATCTACACATCGGCGGTGCACGCACGGCGCTGTTCAATTGGCTGTTCGCCCGACATCACGGGGGCAGCTTCCTGTTGCGGATCGAAGACACAGACCGCAAGCGCTCAACGCCCGAAGCGATCCAAGCGATCCTGGACGGGCTGAAATGGCTTGGTCTGGAATGGGATACCCAGCCGGTCTATCAATCGAAACGCCTGGAGCGACATGCGGAGATCGCCTACCAGCTGCTGGCGGATGGCAACGCCTACCGGTGCTACGCCACCCAGGAGGAGCTGGAGGCGATGCGCGAGCAAGCGCGCAAGGAAGGCCGGCCGATCAAGTATGACGGCCGGTGGCGCGACCGCGATCCGTCGGAGGCCCCGGCCGACGTAACCCCGTGCATCCGCCTGCGCATGCCGCAGGAGGGGCAGGCCACCCTGCACGACCGGGTGCAGGGTGCGGTCACGGTCGACAACGCGCAGCTCGACGACATGGTGATCCTGCGCCAGGACGGCACTCCGACCTACAACCTGTCGGTCGTGGTCGACGATTACGACATGGACATCACTCATGTGATCCGGGGCGACGATCACCTGACCAACGCCTTCAAGCAGGCCAAGGTCTACGAGCTGCTCGGCTGGGAAGCGCCGGTGTTCTCGCACATCCCGCTGATCCACGGCCCCGACGGTGCCAAGATGTCGAAACGCCACGGCGCCGTTGGCGTGGAAACCTATCGCGACAAGGGCTACCTGCCCGAAGCCATGCGCAACTATCTGCTGCGTCTGGGCTGGGGGCACGGCGACCTGGAGATTGTCCCGACAGACCAGGCGATCGAGCTGTTCGATCTGGACGGTGTCGGCAAATCCGCCGCGCGGTTCGATTTCGACAAGCTGGACAACTTCAACGGCCACTACATGCGCCAGGCCGACGATAGCCGCCTAACCGATCTGGTCCAGGAACGCCTGGAGGCCGAATTGGGTCGCGAGCTGACCGGAGACGACCGCTCGCGCCTTCTGGCCGGCATGGATGGCCTGAAACAACGGGCCAAGACGCTGCAGGAATTGGCCGAAAGCGCCAAGTTCTACGTCCACCGGCCGCAGGAATTGACACCGAAGGCCGCCAAGCAACTGGCCGGCGACGCCCGCCCACGCCTGGCGCAACTATCCGACCGGCTCGAGAGCCTCTCGAACTGGAACCAGGATCTGATCGAAAGTGAAACCCGCGATTTCGCGGAAGGTCTCGAACTCGGCCTCGGCAAGGTGGCGCAGCCGCTGCGCGCAGCGCTGACGGGTTCGACCGTCTCGCCGGGGATTTTCGAGGTCATGGAGGTTCTTGGCCGGCAGGAGACACTTGCCCGTCTGCGCGCCGCCGCAACGACACAAGATACCGAAGCAGGGCAGTAAGATGACCGATCGGTTGCCTGGAGGTTGAAAATTCACCTCCTTCGCACCGCGTTGATCGCCCACCCCCTAGCTTCTATGCTGCGTCGCAGCTAACTTCCGCCCGACACGCGGGTGCCTACCTCCAACAGCTATACGGAAAGCAGGGCCATGAACGACAGCAAGGGCGCGGCCCAGCAGGCGTCCGGTCAGAAGACCGCGACCCTGACGGACCACGAGACCGGCGAGAGCTACGAGCTTCCCATCCTCGACGGCAATATGGGCCCGCGCGTCTATGACGTGCGTAAGCTGTATGCCCAAACCGGCGCGTTCACCTACGACCCCGGCTTCACGTCGACGGCAAGCTGCAAGTCCGACATCACCTTCATCGACGGTGAGAAAGGCCAGCTGCTGCACCGCGGCTACACCATCCAGGACCTCGCCGAGAACAGCGATTTCATGGAGGTGTGCTACCTGCTGCTGCACGGCGAGCTGCCGAACCGCTCGGAGAAGACGGAATTCGAGAGCGCCATCACCTACCACACGATGCTGCACGAGCAGATGCTCTACTTCTTCCGCGGCTTCCGCCGCGATGCGCATCCGATGGCGGTGATGGTAGGCGCGGTTGGCGCGCTGTCGGCCTTCTATCACGACTCCACCGACATCACCGACCCGCACCAGCGGATGATCGCCTCGCATCGGCTGATCGCGAAGATGCCGACGATCGCGGCGATGGCCTACAAGTTCTCGGTTGGCCAACCGTTCATCTATCCGCGCAACGACCTGAGCTACGCGGAGAACTTCCTGTACATGACCTTCGCCGTGCCGGCGGAGGAGTACGTGGTCTCCCCCACGCTCGCCCGCGCGATGGATCGGATCTTCATCCTGCACGCCGACCACGAGCAGAACGCCTCCACCTCGACGGTGCGGATTGCCGGTTCCTCCGGGGCCAACCCGTTCGCCTGTATCGCGGCCGGCATCGCCTCGCTGTGGGGACCGGCGCACGGCGGCGCCAACCAGGCGGTGCTGGAAATGCTGCAGCAGATCGGCAGCAAGGACCGGATTCCCGAGTTCCTGGAGCGCGCCAAGGACAAGGACGATCCCTTCCGCCTGATGGGCTTCGGCCACCGGGTCTACAAGAACCACGATCCGCGTGCGCAGGTGCTGCGCGAAAGCGCTCACGAGGTCCTGGACGAGCTCGGCAAGCGCGACGACCCGCTGCTCGACCTCGCCATGGAGCTGGAGCGGATCGCGCTGTCCGACTCCTATTTCGTCGAGAAGAAGCTGTTCCCGAACGTCGACTTCTATTCAGGCATCATCCTGAAGGCGATGGGCTTCCCCTCCTCGATGTTCACCGTGCTGTTCGCACTGGCGCGCACGGTCGGCTGGGTCGCCCAGTGGAAGGAGATGATCGAGGATCCGGGCCAGAAGATCAGCCGGCCGCGTCAGCTCTACACCGGCTACGGCCCGCGCGATTTCGTGCCGCAGGATCAGCGGGACTAACGCCGCGTCATACCTGACGACAAAACCCCTTACCGCACACGCGGTAAGGGGTTTTTCTTTGGCGTTATAGGCAATGCATCCGCTTTTTGCAGACACATGCTCCCAGGTCCCTAACGATCCGCCCCTGCCGCCTCCAAAACGATCCGTGCGGCCTTACGGCTCGGCGGCTCGCCGAATGCGCCCAGCGCCTTTGCCGCCTCCTGACAGGCGCTGACATAGGCCGCCCGGCGCTCGGTATCGTCCAGTAGCGGCTGCAGCGCGTCAGCCAGTTTGGTAGGCGTGCAATCCTCCTGCAGCATCTCCGGCTGGATCGGCCGGTCCATCACCAGGTTGGGGAGGCTGACATAGCGCACGTGGATCAAGCGGCGGGCCAGGAAGGCAGTGAGGCGGTTAACGCGGTAGGCGACCACGGTGGGCAGTTGCGCCACCGCCAACTCCACCGCCACGGTGCCGGACGCGGCGATCGCTGCGTGCGAGGCCGCGAAGGCGGTATAGCGTTCCTCCGTCCCGGTCACGACCGTGACCGGAACCGGCCAGGCCCGG
This genomic window contains:
- a CDS encoding ComEC/Rec2 family competence protein translates to MGRQAAVEALAGRLNALWLTLQIQLLAERERWALWLPVAFGSGIAVYFTLQREPPGWIGLLAVGFAALFALQARGRTWVMLGALALGAVGAGFGAAQLRTYLVAAPVLQEEHGPARIHATVLEVEPRATGHRLRLGEVAVARLDANLTPAVVRVTVSAGAPDILPGDRVRLLAVLSPPPEPAAPGAYDFARRAYFEQLGAVGFALGGVERLARAPGAGPSAWDLWWAQRRQTIARRVRAAVPGRAGTVAAALMTGERSAIPEDVLQTMRDSGLAHLLAISGLHVGLIAGLVFFAVRAAIALVPAVAVRVQAKKWAALAAALAGFCYLWLVGATIPTQRAFLMLALVLLAVALDRSALTMRLVAWAAFVVLLLHPESLVSASFQMSFAAATALVAAYEGLRSHTFGRTSQRSIPMRLVLYAGSVALTSVIAILATGPFAVFHFNRLALYGLAANLVAVPLTAFWIMPAALVAFALMPLGLDGFGLTVMGWGIAGMLAVAETVADWPGAVAVLPSPSRAGLALIIAGGVWLCLWQRRWRLWGLAAVAVGCLSVPWGPRPDVLVTGDARLIGVRAASGELWVSTQRRERFSRDVWMRRLGTQRVQTWPPWGQAESADLTCDPLACLFRKNSLTAALVRDGRALAEDCRMADVLVAVVPVARIKCARPSILVDRFDLWRAGTHAIYLARDGPRVDTVRAHRGTRPWVRRRGRE
- the trpC gene encoding indole-3-glycerol phosphate synthase TrpC, with the protein product MSDVLTRICATKAEEVARRKLSTPLADLETRARDQDPPRGFARALRDGAARDGFGLIAEVKKASPSKGLIRADFDPPWIARAYRDGGASCLSVLTDAPYFQGADHYLEAARAAVDLPVLRKDFMLEPYQIVESRALGADCVLFILAALSDAQASELEAAAREQGLDVLVEVHGETELDRALRLESPLIGVNNRNLKTLDVDLETSRRLGPRVPTDRLMVCESGLFTRDDLLGMTEHGARAFLIGESLMRQPNVEQATAALFGRSAGTAAGAAE
- a CDS encoding anthranilate synthase component II, giving the protein MFLLIDNYDSFTYNLYHYLGELGAEVEVVRNDALTADEALARHPQGIVISPGPCDPDRAGICLELIDKAKDSVPMLGVCLGHQAIGQAFGGKIGRAAVPMHGKVSEIRHNHAGVFRDLPTPMQATRYHSLIVEREGWPDDLEVVAEADDDVIMGCRHRTRPIHGVQFHPESIASEHGHHLLRNFLAEAGHNG
- the lexA gene encoding transcriptional repressor LexA, with the translated sequence MLTRKQHELLLYIHKHLGEHGVSPSFDEMKEALNLKSKSGIHRLISGLEERGFIRRLPHRARALEVLRLPGEPSTQTGSAEDGAQDAAGHPLSGAHGRPVGDNVVQANFRAPTVPELGATTASQNLHLPLYGRIAAGTPIEALRDESAFVEIPGAMVGDGEHYCLEVDGDSMIEAGIHDGDTVVIRRGEHAEPGAIVVALVDGEEATLKRIRRRGHSIALEPANPAYETRIYPPERVKVQGRLVALLRRYH
- the moaC gene encoding cyclic pyranopterin monophosphate synthase MoaC produces the protein MSEFTHFDERGNARMVDVSAKDETARTATAKARVTMAEDTARLIREGGVKKGDVLSVARLAGIMGAKRTPDLIPLCHPLSLSSVEVELALSDDAPAVEIAATCKIAGKTGVEMEALTACSVAALTVYDMCKAVDKAMTITDVRVTHKSGGKSGTYEAA
- the gltA gene encoding citrate synthase yields the protein MNDSKGAAQQASGQKTATLTDHETGESYELPILDGNMGPRVYDVRKLYAQTGAFTYDPGFTSTASCKSDITFIDGEKGQLLHRGYTIQDLAENSDFMEVCYLLLHGELPNRSEKTEFESAITYHTMLHEQMLYFFRGFRRDAHPMAVMVGAVGALSAFYHDSTDITDPHQRMIASHRLIAKMPTIAAMAYKFSVGQPFIYPRNDLSYAENFLYMTFAVPAEEYVVSPTLARAMDRIFILHADHEQNASTSTVRIAGSSGANPFACIAAGIASLWGPAHGGANQAVLEMLQQIGSKDRIPEFLERAKDKDDPFRLMGFGHRVYKNHDPRAQVLRESAHEVLDELGKRDDPLLDLAMELERIALSDSYFVEKKLFPNVDFYSGIILKAMGFPSSMFTVLFALARTVGWVAQWKEMIEDPGQKISRPRQLYTGYGPRDFVPQDQRD
- the trpD gene encoding anthranilate phosphoribosyltransferase — translated: MTGDMTDLKGLIATVAGGDQLSAEQAEQAFGIIMSGNATPSQMGGFLMALRVRGETIDEITGAARAMRAKMTTIEAPAGALDTCGTGGDGKGTYNVSTGAAFVVAGCGVPVAKHGNRAMSSKSGAADVLAALGVEVEAETPLVKRALEEAGTCFLLAPRHHSAMRHVGPTRKELGTRTLFNLLGPLSNPAKVKRQMIGVFSPDWVEPLAHTLKNLGHERAWVVHGADGLDELSTTGPSLVAELKNGEVTTFEVSPEEIGLKRADLDDLLGGDAEQNAQVMRAMLAGEHGPFRDIVVYTAAGCLVVADKARDLKEGAQMAAASIDSGHAARVLDRLVEITNATPPHGKTTA
- a CDS encoding molybdopterin molybdotransferase MoeA; the protein is MLSVEDARTQVLAAFTPLPAEVVSVERALGRVLAQDVAARVTQPPRDVSAMDGYAVRAQDVANAPITMRVVGEVPAGGDFDRPLGPGEAVRIFTGAPLPRDTDTVVIQENTARDGDQVTVQQAEPKGRWVRPAGLDFQAGSVGLTAGRQLSARDIGLAAAMNRPWLSVRRKPRVVVLATGNEIVLPGEELGPSQIVSSNGYALSAFVAACGGEPLHLGVAPDTKDGLRQMLAGAAQADLLLTSGGVSVGEHDLVQDVLTEMGADLGFWKIAMRPGKPLMLANLQGTPVLGLPGNPVSGLVCSTLFVRPAIDRMLGRDAPAEPRLPALAGRDLDENGGRQDYMRCTLSQDADGNRIATPFDKQDSSMLSRLTQADALLVRAPHAPAQAAGSPVEVVPFGAGI
- the gltX gene encoding glutamate--tRNA ligase, with the translated sequence MSVVTRFAPSPTGYLHIGGARTALFNWLFARHHGGSFLLRIEDTDRKRSTPEAIQAILDGLKWLGLEWDTQPVYQSKRLERHAEIAYQLLADGNAYRCYATQEELEAMREQARKEGRPIKYDGRWRDRDPSEAPADVTPCIRLRMPQEGQATLHDRVQGAVTVDNAQLDDMVILRQDGTPTYNLSVVVDDYDMDITHVIRGDDHLTNAFKQAKVYELLGWEAPVFSHIPLIHGPDGAKMSKRHGAVGVETYRDKGYLPEAMRNYLLRLGWGHGDLEIVPTDQAIELFDLDGVGKSAARFDFDKLDNFNGHYMRQADDSRLTDLVQERLEAELGRELTGDDRSRLLAGMDGLKQRAKTLQELAESAKFYVHRPQELTPKAAKQLAGDARPRLAQLSDRLESLSNWNQDLIESETRDFAEGLELGLGKVAQPLRAALTGSTVSPGIFEVMEVLGRQETLARLRAAATTQDTEAGQ